Genomic DNA from Peribacillus simplex:
AATAGCCGTGATCATGGCAGTCAACGTCAGTTTCTTGATGGGATTCATCGTCATGTCAACGCCCTACAGCGGCCAATCCTGCTCATTATGAACCATATCCCAGAATAAATATTCATATCGGGAAGTAACCAAAAAGTGCTTTTCCAATCTAAGAAGTTCCGTTTCTGGCATGCCTTCCGTCAATTCTTCCAACAAAGCGATCAGCCATTTGTGTGCTTCCCCGAATTCAGGAGATGAATAGGACCTTATCCAATCTGCGTAGCGATTGTTTTCCAATGCCGCTCCATTTTGTTCTTTTAAAAGCAAACCGATTTCATAATAATCCCAGGCGCAGGGCAGGAGACAGGCGATCAAGTCTGCCAAAGTCCCATGCTGAGCAGCATTTAGCATGTATCCTGTATAGGCTAGAGTGGTTGGAGTAGGTTCTGTATCTTCCAATTCCTTGGAACTGATACCGAATTCGGAAGCATAATGCCGATGAATATCCATTTCCACTTGAAGGGTTTCATTTAAAATACTCGCAAACTTTGCCATCGTTTCGATGTTATGAGCTTTGATGACACCTAAAGCAAAGAGCTTGGAATAATCCATGAGGTAGATATAATCCTGCTTCAGGTAATAGGCAAATTTCTTTTCAGGAAGCGTACCATTTCCAATTGCCTGGACAAAGGGATGTGAATGGTTCTTTTTCCAAATCTCCTTTGACCGTGCATGTAGTCTATCACTGAATGTTTCTAATTTAACATTCTCCATTGTTCATCCTCCTTTAGAATGGATCCCCTTGTTAATGAAAAAACCCGTTCCTGAATTCGGAACGGGGTAGATGGATATAGTCTGTAAATGGACGATATCATCCACTTCCCTCCGCCGGTATGAGCCGGTTCAGGTTCAAAGGGTCCGGAACTAATTCCATCTCAGTCTTAAAAAAGACTCCCCTAGTGGTGTGAATTGTATGTAATTACTGACATCATATCAGAAAGACAAGAAAATGCAACCCGTATTTGAAAGAGGGACCATTTTATGCCCAGGGAAAAAGGGAGAACCAGGTAATTGACTTTTGATGTTTATTAGGATAAAATCATGTCTACATCATTTATATATCGATTTCTTATCCAGAGAGGTGGAGGGACTTGGCCCAAAGAAACCTCGGCAGCGGACCCGTTTTGGGAACTGTGCTAAATCCAACAAGCATATGCTTGGAAGATAAGAAGAGCCGTACGGACACTGTCAGCCTCTTCTTGAATTAGAAGGGGCTTTTATTTTTTGGAAATAACGTTTAGTGACATAATAGAAAAGGTATATATAATTTGGTGAAAATCAAACAAGTTGTTAAAGTTTAGCTAACTAGAAGCAGGCTCTAGGATGACTAGGAAAGGAGCCATTTCCATGGCAGAATTATTTAAGAGGATTGAACAGAGGAAGGCAGAGCTTATTGAAGAGTTATTGGCCAATGGAGTATACAAAACCTCTGATGAAAGGCACCTTTATGATGCCCCATTAAAAGTTCTTGAAGATGAATATAAGATTGTTATAAATAGACCCAATACCGAGTCACCTTCTGAATGGATGACATAGTAAACGATAAACGATGGGCTATAGTTGGGGATTTTGGATAAGGGATATGATGTAAGCATTCGCAGTCTACACTAGTGGATGCTTTTTTTGCGTTTGCTAGAAAATGACACAAAATATACATAATTATAGAATTAATAGTCATTTTGTCACATTTGACCTGTAAAATAACACATTTAATTTCTGAGAAATAGTTGATTTTAACTAGTAGTTTCATTATGATGAAGGTGTAAAAAAATTGAATAAATGGGAGGTGGCTATATAATGCCCTGCCGTAAGATAACTATAGAAAAAGTAGAAGAAAAGAGAAAAGAAATGATCAACTTGGCAGCAATTTACGGCTTATCAAGTCTGTTAACTGTTCAAGCCAGTCAAGAATTGGATACGCTATTAAATGCGTTAACAAGTAAAAGAGATTCTGAACGTTATCCCCTCCGTAAAGCATATAGGTATTTTTAAATTAGCCAATTCGGCCCCGATTAATATGAAAAAGCTACTGCTCAAGGCAATAGCTCTAAAGAATGATATTACATATCGACACGTTTACCAAGTATGACCAAATCCCGCTCAATGCCATCAAGCTCGGCAACTTGAGGTAAATGTGCCCATTCTTCAAACCCGAATTTGGAAAAAAGCTTAAGGCTAGGTGTATTGTGGGCAAAAATGAAACCCAATAGAGTCTTAACACCTAATTTTGGACTCAATTCAATTGCCTTTTGAATCGAAATTTGTCCGATTCCTTTTCCCCGGAAATAATCATCAATATAAATGCTGATTTCGGCAGTGGAATTATATGCCGGTCGGCCATAGAAGGATTGAAAGCTCATCCATCCAGCAG
This window encodes:
- the tenA gene encoding thiaminase II: MENVKLETFSDRLHARSKEIWKKNHSHPFVQAIGNGTLPEKKFAYYLKQDYIYLMDYSKLFALGVIKAHNIETMAKFASILNETLQVEMDIHRHYASEFGISSKELEDTEPTPTTLAYTGYMLNAAQHGTLADLIACLLPCAWDYYEIGLLLKEQNGAALENNRYADWIRSYSSPEFGEAHKWLIALLEELTEGMPETELLRLEKHFLVTSRYEYLFWDMVHNEQDWPL
- a CDS encoding Fur-regulated basic protein FbpA — encoded protein: MAELFKRIEQRKAELIEELLANGVYKTSDERHLYDAPLKVLEDEYKIVINRPNTESPSEWMT
- a CDS encoding aspartyl-phosphate phosphatase Spo0E family protein, with protein sequence MPCRKITIEKVEEKRKEMINLAAIYGLSSLLTVQASQELDTLLNALTSKRDSERYPLRKAYRYF
- a CDS encoding GNAT family N-acetyltransferase — protein: MEEHIEFREAELSDLPRIVEIYNSTIASRMVTADTEPVSVQSRVKWFEEHHSESRPLFIITIEGKTAGWMSFQSFYGRPAYNSTAEISIYIDDYFRGKGIGQISIQKAIELSPKLGVKTLLGFIFAHNTPSLKLFSKFGFEEWAHLPQVAELDGIERDLVILGKRVDM